From Tubulanus polymorphus chromosome 9, tnTubPoly1.2, whole genome shotgun sequence, a single genomic window includes:
- the LOC141911362 gene encoding glypican-6-like: MKMAAILGSNGGGGGLAAANRPPLPSRMLIVAIVLLSGLVSRAIATIGCSEVRHSYKMKGFDEWEVPFKAISGEHLQICPQGFTCCTKEMEAKFSKKSISDYKKFSGETMDVLQNTFRSRTQKFDRFFTELLEKAKRDLHDMFVRTYGLLYQRNSFVFTNLFHDLQSYYKGEDQNLSDVLDQFFTVLMQKMFELLNAQYQFDQTYLNCVTEFMDKLKPFGDVPQVLSHQVKRAFIAARTFVQGLAVGRGVIEEITKVQPTASCKKALMKMIYCPHCRGLPRALPCQNFCLNVMKGCLSYHYNLNTEWNNYVDALMSLAERLEGPFNIEAVVDPINVKISDAIMNFQENSGEVSSKVFAGCGQPRLSGRRKRDTHEEYPFGDWNYNNNKNYVRPTTAAGTSLDRLVRDIKGKVKMAKDFWANISYAVCDDPKIASKEKDDACWNGLGKAKYMPGVSKDGLDNQVSNPEVEVDIMKKNSIIEQQILQLQLITGKLQSAYNGQEVDWIDTADSDGSSGSGQSSGSGSGDGQDVNSGIGFNDYTLPPVQPPGNKGVRTHTGLSIDDNKNAAPGGSITTTITTILLPFLLVLIQHLR; encoded by the exons ATGAAAATGGCTGCCATCCTGGGCAGCaatggcggcggcggcggacTAGCAGCAGCAAACCGTCCTCCTCTTCCTTCGAGGATGTTAATCGTGGCGATCGTGTTGTTATCGGGGCTGGTTTCCCGTGCAATAGCTACTATAGGATGTTCGGAAGTAAGACATTCGTATAAAATGAAAGGTTTCGACGAGTGGGAAGTGCCGTTCAAAGCGATTTCAG GTGAACATTTACAGATATGCCCTCAAGGGTTTACGTGTTGCACAAAGGAGATGGAAgcgaaattttccaaaaaaagcATCAGCGATTATAAGAAATTTTCAGGCGAAACTATGGACGTCCTTCAGAATACGTTTCGCTCGCGAACGCAGAAGTTTGACA GATTTTTCACGGAATTATTGGAAAAAGCGAAAAGGGATCTTCACGACATGTTCGTTCGTACGTATGGTTTACTGTATCAACGCAACTCTTTCGTTTTCACGAATCTATTTCACGATCTACAAAGTTATTACAAAGGCGAAGATCAAAATCTCAGCGACGTGCTCGACCAGTTTTTCACCGTTTTAATGCAAAAAATGTTCGAACTGTTGAACGCGCAATATCAATTCGATCAGACGTACTTGAACTGCGTGACAGAGTTCATGGATAAGTTGAAGCCGTTCGGCGACGTGCCGCAAGTTCTGTCGCATCAAGTGAAACGGGCGTTCATAGCGGCGCGTACGTTCGTACAAGGTCTGGCGGTTGGACGAGGCGTTATCGAGGAAATTACGAAG GTTCAGCCGACTGCGTCTTGTAAGAAAGCtttgatgaagatgatatattgtCCTCACTGTCGAGGGTTACCGCGTGCGTTGCCGTGTCAGAACTTCTGTCTGAACGTAATGAAAGGTTGTCTCAGTTACCATTATAACCTCAATACCGAGTGGAATAATTATGTGG ATGCACTGATGTCGTTAGCGGAAAGATTAGAAGGTCCTTTCAACATCGAAGCCGTCGTCGATCCTATAAATGTAAAGATCTCCGACGCGATCATGAATTTCCAGGAAAATAGCGGCGAAGTCTCGTCTAAG GTATTTGCCGGATGTGGCCAGCCTCGTTTGTCCGGACGGCGCAAACGTGACACCCACGAGGAATATCCGTTCGGCGATTGGAAttacaataacaataaaaactATGTGCGCCCGACGACAGCCGCCGGGACTAGTCTCGACCGTTTGGTGCGAGACATCAAAGGCAAAGTGAAGATGGCGAAAGACTTTTGGGCGAATATATCGTACGCGGTGTGCGATGATCCGAAAATAGCCAGCAAGGAAAAAGATGACGCTTGTTGGAATGGCCTCGGAAAGGCAAA ATATATGCCTGGAGTCAGTAAAGATGGTCTAGACAATCAAGTCAGTAATCCAGAGGTTGAGGTCGATATAATGAAAAAGAACTCAATTATTGAACAGCAAATACTGCAGTTACAGTTGATTACTGGCAAACTACAAAGCGCTTACAACGGACAAGAAGTTGATTGGATTGACACAg CTGATTCAGATGGTAGCAGCGGTAGTGGTCAATCCAGCGGCAGCGGTTCCGGAGACGGACAGGACGTCAACAGCGGAATCGGTTTTAACGATTACACGCTACCACCGGTGCAACCACCCGGCAATAAAGGTGTACGGACGCATACGGGCCTTTCGATCGATGACAATAAAAATGCCGCGCCCGGCGGTAGTATTACGACAACAATCACGACGATATTACTTCCGTTTTTACTCGTTTTAATACAGCACTTACGTTGA